The following DNA comes from Buttiauxella agrestis.
GCCCGCGCCGCGCACTTTGTCGAGCGTATCAAGGCGTTCCTGATAGGTGCGGGTGGTAATAATATTGCCGTAGAATTCTGGCGAGGTATCAAGGTTGTGATTGTAATAATCAAGCCCCGCCGCCGCTAAACGTTCGGCTTGCGCACCGGTTAATGTGCCGAGCGTCATGCAGGTTTCCAGCCCCATTTCGCGCACGCCCTGCACCATTTGCTCGAGGTAAGGCATATCGCGATCGTTAGGGTTTTTCCAGGCAGCACCCATGCAAAAACGGGTCGAACCGGCATTCAACGCTTTACGCGCCGAGTCGAGAACCTGCTCCACTTCCATCAGGCGTTCAGACGTCAAACCGGTTTTATAGCGCGCACTTTGCGGGCAATATTTGCAGTCTTCCGGGCAAGCGCCGGTTTTAATCGACAGCAGCGTGCTGACCTGAACATGGCGAGGATCGAAGTGCTGGCGATGCACCTGTTGGGCCTCAAACATCAGCTCGAGGAAAGGTTTTTCAAATAAAGCAGTAACCTGCGACATTGACCAGCGTGCGTGGTGAGCCATTGGGCGTCTCCAAAAAGGGTGTTGTTAGGCATTGATTGACGTTATACTTGTAAACCTAAATCTTTTTTAAATGGTTTACAAGTCACCCTATGACCCCTGCTGATTTAGCGTTCGACCAACAACATATCTGGCACCCGTACACTTCCATGACCCAACCGTTAC
Coding sequences within:
- the bioB gene encoding biotin synthase BioB, whose product is MAHHARWSMSQVTALFEKPFLELMFEAQQVHRQHFDPRHVQVSTLLSIKTGACPEDCKYCPQSARYKTGLTSERLMEVEQVLDSARKALNAGSTRFCMGAAWKNPNDRDMPYLEQMVQGVREMGLETCMTLGTLTGAQAERLAAAGLDYYNHNLDTSPEFYGNIITTRTYQERLDTLDKVRGAGIKVCSGGIVGLGETVTDRAGLLLQLANLPTPPESVPINMLVKVKGTPMAENEDVDAFDFIRTIAVARIMMPTSFVRLSAGREQMSEQTQAMCFMAGANSIFYGCKLLTTPNPEEDKDLQLFRKLGLNPQQTTTHAGDNEQQQQLTDQLLNADTETYYNAAAV